TCAGCGTGAACCAAACCGATAAAGGGCAGGGGCACATCATCATTGATTACCCGCGCCTGTTGGAGAATGGGCTGGGGGCGCTGGTGAACGAGCTGCAAATACTCTGCCAGCGCGAGCCGGATAACGACTTTTATACCGCCGCGCTGCTGCTGTTGAAAGCTTCACAGCGCCATATTCTGCGCTATGCCGTGCTCGCTGACGCGCTGGCGCTTCAGTGTGGCAACGCACAGCGGGCGCAGGAGCTGCGTCAGATGGCCGACATTTCGCGCCACAACGCAGAGCACAGGCCGAAGACCTTCTGGCAGGCGTGCCAGCTGTTCTGGTACATGAATGTGATTTTGCAGTACGAGTCGAATGCCAGCTCGCTGTCCATCGGCCGCTTCGACCAGTATATGCTGCCTTTCTATCAGGCCTCGCTGAGCCAGGGGGAGGATCCGGCTTTCCTGCGTGAAATGCTCGAATCTCTGTGGGTGAAGTGCAACGATGTGGTACTGCTGCGCTCAACCAGCAGTGCGCGCTATTTCGCGGGCTTCCCGACCGGCTACACCGCCCTGCTCGGTGGCCAGACGGAAAACGGGCGCAGCGCGGTGAACATCCTCTCCTTCCTGTGCCTGGATGCCTATCAGAATGTCCGCCTGCCGCAGCCCAATCTTGGCGTGCGCGTGAATGAGCTGACTGACGGTCCGTTCTTACGCAAAACCGCAGAAACCATTCGGCTGGGCACCGGTATTCCGCAGATCTTTAACGATGAGGTGATCGTGCCCGCGTTCCTGAACCGCGGCGTAACCCTTGAAGATGCCCGTGATTATGCGGTGGTGGGCTGCGTGGAGCTTTCAGTTCCCGGCAAAACCTACGGGCTTCACGACATCGCGATGTTCAATCTGCTGAAAGTGATGGAAATCGTGCTGCTGGAAAACGAAGGCAACGCGGACATCAGCTGGGAAACACTGCTGGAAGCCATTCGTCTGAAAACCCGCCATTTCATTTCACTGATGGCGGAGGGCAGCAACATTTGCGATATCGGCCACCGGGACTGGGCTCCGGTGCCGCTGCTGTCGTCGTTCATCAGCGACTGTCTGGCAAAGGGCAAAGACATCACCGAGGGCGGCGCCCGCTACAACTTCTCGGGGGTTCAGGGGATAGGCATTGCCAACCTCAGCGACTCACTCCACGCCCTGAAAGGCATGGTGTTTGAGCAACAAAGAGTGAGCTTCGACGAGCTGCTGGCGGTGCTGAAAGCGAACTTTGCCACGCCGGAAGGGGAGAAAATTCGCGCCAGGCTGATCAACCGCTTTGAGAAATACGGCAACGATATCGACGAAGTGGACAACATCAGCGCCGATCTGCTGCGTTATTACTGCAAAGAGGTAGAAAAGTACCGCAATCCGCGAGGCGGGCAGTTTACGCCCGGCTCTTACACGGTCTCCGCGCATGTGCCGCTGGGCGCGGTGGTGGGCGCCACGCCAGACGGGCGTTATGCGGGTGAACAGCTGGCAGACGGCGGGCTGTCGCCGATGCTCGGGCAGGATATGCTGGGGCCAACCGCCGTGCTGAAATCCGTGAGTAAGCTGGATAACACGCTGTTATCAAACGGCACGCTGCTGAACGTCAAATTCACGCCCGAGACGCTTAAGGGCGATGCCGGGCTGAACAAACTGGCCGATTTCCTGCGGGCTTTCACCAGTCTGAAATTGCAGCACGTCCAGTTTAACGTGGTGAATGCCGATACTCTGCGTGAAGCGCAGGGGCGGCCACAGGACTTCGCCGGGCTGGTGGTGCGTGTGGCCGGGTACAGCGCGTTCTTCGTGGAGCTGTCGAAGGAGATTCAGGATGACATTATCCGCCGCACCGCGCATCAGCTGTGAGGTACTGGAGACGCGCGCTGACATGGCGCGCATTTTCAATATTCAGCGTTACTCCCTGAACGATGGGCAGGGGATCCGCACGGTGGTTTTTTTCAAAGGCTGCCCGCACCGCTGCCCGTGGTGCGCCAATCCGGAGTCCATTTCGCCCGGCATTGAAATCGTCCGGCGCGAGAGTAAATGCCTGCACTGTGCGCCCTGCCTGTGCGATGCGGACGAGTGCCCCTCGGGAGCGTTTGAGCGCATTGGCAGGGATGTCACGCTGGAGGAGCTTGAGCGCGAGGTGCTGAAAGACGAGATTTTTTATCGCACATCGGGCGGCGGCGTCACGCTCTCGGGCGGCGAAGTATTGATGCAGGCGGGGTTCGCCACCCGCTTTCTCAGGCGGCTGCGCAAGGCGGGGTTACATACCGCCATCGAGACCGCAGGCGATGCGCCGTTGAGCCGCCTGCTGCCGCTGGCTCAGCAGTGCGATGAGGTGCTCTTCGATTTAAAGATAATGGATCCCGTCAGCGCTCAGACGGTGGTGAAAATGAACCAGCCGCGGGTGCTGGAGAATTTTTTAGCGCTGGTGAGCGCGGGGATCAGGGTCATTCCGCGGCTTCCGCTGATCCCGGGGTTTACCCTGGAAGACGAAAATGTGCGACGGGTGTTGGTTTTTTTAGCCCCGACGGGCCTCCGGGAGCTGCATTTGCTTCCCTTCCATCAGTATGGCGAACCAAAATACCGACTGCTGGGCGGCGAATGGGCGATGAAAGCCTGCCCGCCGCCAACGGCCGAAGAGATTGCCCGCGTGCGCGTGCGGGCTGAGGCTGCGGGTTTTCAGGTAACAGTGGGAGGTTAAGGTGACGGGAACTGGCGGAAGATTTCTGGTGGCGGTCACCGCCTGCGTGAGCGGCGTGGCCCACACCTACATGGCGGCAGAGCGGCTGGAGAAGCTGTGCCAGCAGGAAAAATGGATCGTCAAAATTGAAACTCAGGGCGCGCTGGGCATTGAAAACCCGCTGAGTATGGATGAGATAGGGCGCGCCGACGTTGTACTGCTGATCGCCGATATTGACCTGAGCGGCGAAGCGCGTTTTAGCGACGCGCGCTATGTTCGCTCAGGCATTAATACTTTTTTGCGCGAGCCGCAAAAGGTGATGAGCGCCGTGCGCAAACTGCTTTCGGCCCCTCAGCACACCCATATCACTCTTTAGCCAGCAGCTGGCTGTGGTACTGCCGTCGGTATTCGGACGGTGAGCGGTCAGTGTTCTTGCGAAACAGCCGACAGAAATAGTTGCTGTCGGTGAAGCCGCAGGCGTGCGCCACTTCCTTCACTTTCAGGTCATATCCCTTGAGCAGCGCTTTGGCTTTTTCGAGCCGGGTGTGGTTCAGATATTCGTTAAAGCCTAAGGCGCCGCTTTTATTAAACAGGTGCGAGAGATAATTAGGCGAAATGTAGAACGCGTGCGCCACCGAGTCCCGACTGAGGGCGCCGGCATAGTGCGCATCAATATGATCGCGGATAGCTTCGAACAGCGCCTGGCTGCGCGAAGCGGTCTGGATCTGGCTGTTTAGCAGGTCGGCGCAGTGACTTAGCAGGCTCATCACAATCATCCGCGCGGTGTTGTTATCCTGCGGCTGCATGCGGATCTCATTCAGCGCCTGTAATAAAAAAGAGCCCACGCGCGGGCCACGACGAGCTACGTGCTGTTTCATCACATTCTGCAATTCCTGCCCATCCCAGCGCTGCACGCTAAAGCCCAGCTGCTGCTTGCCGAATAAAATGCTGAGGGTGGTGGCCGGTTTATCCCACTGCGGGCAGTTCCAGCTTCCCGCGGGGACGTACAGTAAATCATGGGCTTTGAGCTGATACGGCCCGTCGCTGATCTCTCCCTTCAGCACAATCTCAAGCCTTGGGAAATCGACCTGAAATGCCAGCGGCGGCACCGCACCGCTTTCCTGCGCAAAGTAGCAAATCGTGAGCGCGTCCATTGATGACATCAATGACGTCACGATTTGGGTGATGCTGCTGTGGTTCTGTTCCATCACTTCAACCCTCCGCAAGTAGTTACGAATAAACGCTGACAGATCATTGGCCTCTTTCCCCTTTAAAAGCTAACCGGCAAGCATCAGGCCGCCGTGCTGTTTTTTTATTGCCGGTGAGCAGCATAAAATTCGGCATATTCCTAACGGCTTGCTCAGAGTTGTCTTAAACACGCCTTTTCGCCGCACGATCCCGCACTTTTTATCCGTTGTCTGATTTCTCAATGTTGTCACCGCAGTGCAAAATTAGGTTAACAACAAGGTCAGGAGGATGTCCTGTGAATAAATCAATGTTAGCGGGTATAGGTATTGGCGTGGCCGCTGCGCTGGGCGTGGCCGCGGTAGCCAGTTTGAACGTGTTCGACCGTGGTCCCCAGTATGCACAGGTGGTGTCAGCGACGCCAATCAAGGAAACGGTTAAAACACCCCGTCAGGAGTGCCGAAACGTGGCCGTGACGCACCGTAAACCTGTTCAGGATGAGAACCGTATTTTAGGCTCTGCCCTGGGCGCCGTCGCCGGGGGCGTGCTTGGCCATCAGTTCGGCGGTGGTCGCGGGAAGGATGTTGCCACGGTAGTGGGTGCGCTGGGCGGCGGTTACGCCGGGAACCAGGTGCAGGGCGCGATGCAGGATGGGGATACCTATACCACCACCCAGCAGCGCTGTAAGACCGTGTACGACAAATCAGAAAAAATGCTCGGTTATGATGTGACGTACAAAATCGGCGATCAGCAGGGCAAAATCCGCATGGATAAAGACCCTGTCACCCAGATCCCGCTGGATAGCAAAGGCCAGCTGGTACTCAACAAAGCTTGATGCCGAGCCTCAAAGCAAACCCGCCCCCGGCGGGTTTTGCTTTTTTAGTGCTCGCCGCGCAGCGTTTGCTGCAGCGTCAGCAACGCCCTGACTTCCTGGATCCTGCGCCGGGTCAGCGCGGGAATCGCCTCAGGAGCCCGTTCAAACAGCGTTTTCCCGGCAAAAATAATCTCTCCCAGGCAGCGGTCGTACAGCGGCCCGCTGAGATCCAGCTTGGACTCATCGCCAACGCTCAGGGTTTCATCCGCCCCGCGGCGGTCGACGGCGATGACTCGGCCATCCTTCAGTACGATATTGATGCCTTTTTGCCCCCCGGCTGGCCCGGCATATTTGTTCAACTGCAGTACGCAGGGGATGCCGCCCATTTCCCCGCGCAGCAGCGCCTGACCTTCTGCCGTGGTGACATCGCCGGGCAAAATACCGTTGCCGAGTCGATCTTTGGCAAGCAGCAACTCCAGCTCCAGCGTTTCGTCAGCGCCCGCTTGTATCAGCGTTTCCCGCATCATCGCCAGCACGTGCGTGCCGATGTCCACGATAACGCCGTCCGGGTGGCGCAGCTCGCGAGTATCGGGCTCGCCGGTGGCAAAATTCAGCGCAATGGGCTCTCCGGCGGCATTAAACCCGCTGGGTTCCAGCAGGAATCCTTCGATGCGGTCGATATCTTCGAGTCGGTCGATAAAACGTGCCGCATCGGTTCTTACCATCCAGTGATCCAGGGCGAGCACCCGCGCGGCAATGGCCGGATCGCTCAACAACGATGTGAGTTCGTCCAGCTGCTGTAGCGTTGCCGCGACGGGTTTTTCCACCACGACGGGCAGCGAACTTTGCTGTAGCACCTGCTTCAGCATCGGCCAATGCTGAAGCGATGACGTGGTGATAAACACCAGATCAAGCGGCAGCGCCAGAAGCTGGTTTAAGGAGGGGAGAAGCGTGATGGCATCAGAGCTGTAGCGTGGGGCGGGATCAAACCCGTAGCAAACTACATCATGTCGGGAAAGCCGCTGAATCGCCGGCAGATATGCCGTTTCTATCACGCTGCCCACGCCAATAAAGCCAATTTGCATATTGTCTCCGGTCATAAGAGAGGAAAATATCCCTTATTTTTAAAAGACGATTTTGCGAGGGTCGAGGGATAAACTGTTAGGAAGGGTAAGCGTGTGAACTTGCCCGGCGACTGCCGGGCAAGGAAGAGGCTTAGAACAGCACGGAGTAGTTCATGCCGAAGGTGCGGCCACGGCCTTTGTAGTCATACAGCGAAGCAGGACCGTAGCCCGGGCTGTAATACAGTGGCGCACGCTGGCCCCAAACGGTGGTGTAGTCGCGATCCAGCAGGTTCTCAACGCTGAAGCTGAGTTTACCCACCGGTAGCTGGTAGCTGCCGAGCAAATCAAGCGTGGTGTAACCCTTAAGTTCATTCCCCACATTGTCGCTCTCGCTAAACGACGTTGTGCTCTGCACGCGAAGGCTCCACGGGTCCGGCGCCCAGCCAATATAGGCAGTGGCCTTCGACGGGCTGGCGGATCTAACGTCAACCTTCGCCCAGCTACCGTTCACTTTTGACTCGGTTTTTAAGACATTGAAGTTAGCCCCGGTGCTCCAGTCAGTGTCAGGGATAAAGTAATCAACCGCGCCTTCCACGCCATAAACCCGGCGTTTATTGTCATTCACGCTAATGGTCAGGTCGGTATTGGTGACGACTTCCTTATTAGACAGGGAGTAATAAGCGGCAATCTGCGTGCGCAGGTTGTCGCCGGTGTAACGCCAGCCCAGTTCGTAGGAGTCAACCTTCACGCCCTGCAGTTTGCTCGCGCCTACGTTGACGCTGTTGGTCAGCGGCAGATGGCCGTTCACCGCCGCGCCGTAGGTGCCACGGCCATAGTATTTACCCGGATCAGGCAGCTCCACGCCCTGGGAGAAGTTCAGCCACGTCTGCTGGCGCTCGGTGAGGTGAACCAGCAGGCCGGCGTTGAACAGGTAGTTGTCGTAGTTTGTGGAACCGCCAGGGATAGCATCGGCGGATTTCACTTTACCTGAGGCAATTTGCTGCTGCTGCGCGTAGCCGATGAAATCATCAATCTTGTTCTCGGTGTACTGGTAACGCACGCCGCCGCTCAGGGTGAAGATCTCGTTGATGTCATAGCTGGACTGCAGGAACGCGGCCATGTTGCTAATGTCATACGCCGGGTAACGCCCGGTGGTATAGATTTTCTGGTTGTTCAGGCCGCCGGAAGCGCTGGCCTGGGCCAGATCGAAGAACATCTGGTTAGAGGTGAAGCGCTCGTGGTCCGCGTCCAGACCGTAGGTCAGCTGCCAGCCGTCGAGCGGTTTGCTGTTGAAGGTCAGCTTAGCGCCGTACTGGTTAGTATCCTGCTGGGAAGAGGAGAACGCGGTCGCTTTTTTGCTCGCATTTACTGTCGGGAACGGATAGAACAGCAGCGATTCATCACGGTAGTAAACCTGGCCCACCAGCTCCTGGCCGAGGAAGTCGCTGTTGGAATACTGCATGCTGATCAGGTGACGCTCGGTGCCGGGGACTCGGTCAGAGTTCAGCCCTTTGCTGACGTACGGGCTGCTTGTGCCGCTGATGGCAGAGAAGTTTTTCCCGAGATTCAGGCCGTAATCGTCATCGCCCTTACTTTTGTAGTACTGGGTGACTAACTGCAGCTGCTGGTTTTCATCGATGTTCAGCGTCCCGGTGCCCATTACGTCCAGGCGGTCGGAATACTGTAAACCGGTCTGGGTGTTGTCGAGCAGGGTGGCATCGCCGTTTCCGTCAAACCAGCCGCCGAATTTTTGATAGGCAATTGAGGCGCGGCCAGAAATATGGTCGTTGCCGCCGGAAATGGCGCTGGCGACGCGCTCATCGTGATCTTTGCTGCTGTTAAAGCCGCTCTTGATACCGGTTTCAAACTCTACCTGCGTATCTTTCTGGCCTTTTTTGGTCACGATGTTGATAAGCCCCCCGGTACTGCCGCCGCCGTACAGGGCGGTCGCGCCGGAAATGACTTCAATATGATCGATGTTGAACGGGTCGATAGAGTCCAACTGACGGGTATCGGTACGGGAGGAGTTGAGACGCACCCCGTCAACCAGCACGACCAGCGGGCGACCACGGACGTTCATGCCGTAGTTGGTGCGGCTCTGGCTGCTGACGCCGAGGCCGGGGATCAGCTGGGCCAGCGCGTCTTTAAACTCTTTGCCGCCCTGGATCTGCTGCTCCAGTTCGGCTTTCTCGATCACCCAGGTGGTTTGGGCCATCTCTGCGACGGTGCGGTTGCTGCGGTTGGCGGAAACCACCATCGTCTCGTCACTGGTTTGCTGTGCCACTGCCGGCGCCATCATGGCGAGCAGTAACGGATTGAGCGCCCAAAGCGTTTGCTTTTTGGTTATCATCATTGTTCCTTCATATGGGCTGACTAACATCGGCCCAAATATGCTGTGTCCTCGTCATTCTTCAATTTGTCTCGGGGTTAACGGTTACCCCCCGTCCAGCAGCGGCCTGCGTTCCGGGGGATAAACTCAGTTAGCGCCGGGCTGCATTTCGAATGATTTAGAGGAATAGTGAGTTAAGGAAGCAGCGGTGTGCTGCGGTTTTTCCCGGCTGCCGCTGCGCCACTGAATCAGCGCGGGCGGCGTACTGAGATCGAACAAATCACGCCCCAGCGCGCGATTCAGAATTTTGGCGGAGCGCCATGCCATCAGGCTCAGCTGCGGCTCGGCGATCCCGTGGGTTTGCATGCTGGCGTTGACCGCGAAGATGTTATTGCCGGCCGGACCATTCCACTCCAGCGTAAAGTCGTCGCGCACTTTGAAGTTGCACTCATCAAGCATCATCATCCGTGGCATTAACGGCGAAAGCATTTGCGGCAGCGTTGGGCGGTAGCCGGTGGCGAAAATCACCACGTCGCTGTCCAGCGTGTCATAGCCCTTGTCCAGGTGGTGCTCCAGCAGCAACTGCCAGCCCTGGCCCCGGCTTTCAAGGCCTGTCACCGAGCGGCTTGGCAGCAGGCGCGCATTGCGTGGCTGCCCCAGCACTTCAAAGCGGTGGTACAGTTCGCGGTAGATGGTCAGCAGCGAATCGGCGGTAATGCCGTCGGACGTCATCTTTTGCTCATCGAGCATTTTCTGCCGGGCGTCTTCATTCAGGCCCACAAAGCCAGTGACGTATTCCGGGGTGAAATATTCGTTGGCAAAGGCGGCTTCATCCAGTGCGTTAAAGTTATTGCGGCGCGAAACCCAGTTAACTTCGGCGACTTCGCCCCAGGCGCCACGGAACGCATTCAGGAACAGGTCGGCGCCGCTTTGCCCGCCGCCGACTACCGTAACGCGTTTCCCGGCCAGATTTGGCAGACGCAGGCTCATTTCGCTGGCGTGGAAGCAGGTCGGCGTGGCGGTTTTTACGCACGGCGGCAGGTGAGGCTGTTTGCCAATCCCGAGGCAAATGTTACGTGCCAGGGTTTCTCCCTGGTCGGTCTGCACCACAAACAGCTTGCGCTGCTCGTCGAAATCAACGCGTTCAACCGTCTGGTTAAACTTCAGGTTGTTCATGCCTTCTGCGGCCCAGCGCAGGTAGTCCGAAAACTCGTCGCGTGAGACGGTGCGCAGCTCGGTGGTCAAAAAGCGGTAGAATTTTTTACGTTTCACCAGATAGTTCACAAAGCTGAACGGGCTGGTGGGGGCCACGGCGCTGACCAGATCTTTCAGGAACATGGTCTGCATATGACAGTCCGGTACTAACATGCCCGGGTGCCACGCAAAGTCAGGGCGGCTGTCAAAGAACTGGCTGCTAAATCCCTCTGCTTCGTGAGACAGCGCCGCAATGCTCAGGTTAAACGGGCCGATACCTACGCCAATAAAATCAACAGTGTTTGTCATAATTCAATCCCTGGTTACCAGCCACAGCGGGTTTTGCAGATCCTCAAGGTAATTTGGCAGCATGCGGCTGCCGCCGTCCTGGTCAGGCCAGGTCAGTTTTACCGGGTTCAGCACAACGCGGATGATTTGTGGCTTAAAGAGTGAGAAAAGCGCAAAACGCGCCGACATTTGCGGGTGTTCCTGCATGTAATCACTCAACACTGCGGCCAGCAGCTGATAAAAGCGGCTTTCCGGCACGCCAAGGCGGGCCATGAGCGGCGAAACAAAACGCAGCACCGTCACAAAATGGCCGGTCTGCAAATCATGAATTAAATAATCGGCGCTCAGGCGAGCGGTAACGTCCCGCACTTCCTGAGGCAGGGAGTCCATCTCCGGGAACTCATCCTTCACCAGACGCATATCGCCCTGAAAATCTTTCAGCAGTACGCGCTGCGGCACGCCGTCTTTCATGGCGAGCGTAATATTTTGTCCGTGGGCGATCAGCGCCACGCCGTAACGGCAGAGCAGGTGATACAGCGGCACCACCACCGCGCGGAACATCTGTGTCAGCCAGGCTTCTGCGTCCAGGCCCGAGCGGGCAATATAGGCCCCAATCAGCGGCTGATTGTTTTCGTCGCACTCCATCAGGGTTGCCATCAGGATTGGCGTTTCGTCAGGCTTCAGCCAGCGACTCGGGTTCTCGCGCCAGATGACGCCGAGCATCTCCTGGTAGCGATAGGGTGCCTGAGCCAGCGCGGTGTAGCCTGTATGAGAAACATAGCCGGCAGCCGGCTCGCCGAGGATAGCCGCCCCGGTTTTGACCAGCGTGCTGTCGGTGGCGAAAACATTTTGCAGCCAGCGGGATGCCAGCGGCCCGGCGGCAATGTATTTGCCCGGAATACCGCGATAGCAGGAAGTGTTGTAAATCGTCAGCGGCAGCTTGATGTCCAAACCGCCTTGGCGGCTGGCGTTGGTCAGCGTGCGCAGCGATTGCTGGGCCAGCCACTGGTCGCCAAACTCGCCCAGAGAAACCATCTTGCCTTCTGCGAGATCGGCCACGAAATCCAGCGCGATCTTCTGCTGCCACTGCCACGGATGAACCGGCAGCGGCAGCCAGCCGTCGTCCAGGCCGCTGTCCTGCCAGGCTTGAGTAAAGCGGGCCAGTTCCTGCTCGTCCATTGCGGCGGCGATGAGCTGCTGAATATCCAGCTCGCTGTCGCAGCGCCAGACCATATGCTCACGTTTGACCGCCAGCCAGTGCAGGCGGAAGGTATTGGCATACTCCGGCGCATAGCGCTCCAGCGCCTCTTTACCCCAGCCGCGGCGGCCCTTGTTGAAGGCAAACTTCGGGTGGCCGCTCAGCAGGCACTGCAGGCGGTCAGCGTCCAGATCGATAAGGTTGTCCGCGCTCATGCCCCGGCGCGCATTCAGCAGCTGCAGGTCGCCCAGCAGCGTGGCATAGAGATCCTGCATATGCTCGGCCACGGTGGCATCACTCATCGACAGCACCGGCTGAAGCTGCATGAGTAGCGTCTGGGCTAATACAGGCTCGTCTGTGCAGCGCAACGTCTGCGCATCGATCCACAGCCAGCCCCAGATACCGCGCTCGGCGTTAAAATGCCACTCGGCACCGGCTAAGCTGATGCAGTAGCGATTTTCACCCAGCGATTCGGCCTGAAAAACATGCTCGTACTCGAGCTCAGCCAGCATTTTTGCCACCAGCTGGCGGTTAACGAAATCCCAGTCCTTGCGATTCATTACAGGCCTACCTCGCTAAAGAAGTTGTGGCGGTCCGCCATGACCAGGCGTGAACGCTTGTGCGAGAAGTCAAATTCCTTGCGCGTCACATAGCCCGCAGGCTCCAGATGTTTGAACAGGCGCTGATTGTCTGCGCGCGGCTCCAGCACGGTGCGCTGCGTGCGCGGCTCATCCAGCAGCAGGTAGTGCGTCAGTCCACGCAGCCAGCTTTGCACATGGTGCGCGCCGCGCCACTGCTGTTCGCCCACCAGCAAATGCAGGCCACGGTCAAACGGCTGCCACGGATAATGGCGACCAAGGCGATCTTCCGCTGCCCAGTAAATTTCAAAGTAGCTGAACGGCTGGTCGTCAAAGCAGCCGATCAGCGGAAACGCGTGTTTACCGGTGAGCTGGCGCTCAAGATACGCGGTTTGTACCTCCAGCGAGCCGCTTTGCTCCCAGAAATACGCCACGCGCGGATCGTTCATCCAGCGGGTAAAGCGCTCTGCGTCCTGCGCCGGGTCGGCCACGCGGAAGCTCAGCGTTTTGCGAACGCGTGGGTCATAGCGGCGGTAAACCTCTCCGGTCGGGCGGGCTGGGCGCAGCGGGAAATAGATCTCGCGCTCTGCGTCAAACACCATCTCGCCGGAAGCCTGATTCGCCGGAGCGCTGAGCCACAGCGGCAGCTGCCAGAAGGTCGCGCGGTGAACGATGTCGCTTTTCAGCAGATCGAACAGAACCAGCGCCTGGGGTTCTTCCCGCCATTCGGCATAAGGCAGCACGATAGACGTAAGCTGCGGCGCCGCAACGAACATCTGATCCAGCGCGTCACGCAGCCAGCCTGCCGGCAGTTCGCCCGGCCAGTGCAGAACCGCGCCGCCGTCCTGGCCCCAGCTCAGATTCAGAGGCTTATTGAGTTTTTCACAGCGCAGCCCGTGGCCGCCGTGAACAATAGATGCCTGAAACA
This Klebsiella michiganensis DNA region includes the following protein-coding sequences:
- a CDS encoding aerobactin synthase IucC — encoded protein: MNRKDWDFVNRQLVAKMLAELEYEHVFQAESLGENRYCISLAGAEWHFNAERGIWGWLWIDAQTLRCTDEPVLAQTLLMQLQPVLSMSDATVAEHMQDLYATLLGDLQLLNARRGMSADNLIDLDADRLQCLLSGHPKFAFNKGRRGWGKEALERYAPEYANTFRLHWLAVKREHMVWRCDSELDIQQLIAAAMDEQELARFTQAWQDSGLDDGWLPLPVHPWQWQQKIALDFVADLAEGKMVSLGEFGDQWLAQQSLRTLTNASRQGGLDIKLPLTIYNTSCYRGIPGKYIAAGPLASRWLQNVFATDSTLVKTGAAILGEPAAGYVSHTGYTALAQAPYRYQEMLGVIWRENPSRWLKPDETPILMATLMECDENNQPLIGAYIARSGLDAEAWLTQMFRAVVVPLYHLLCRYGVALIAHGQNITLAMKDGVPQRVLLKDFQGDMRLVKDEFPEMDSLPQEVRDVTARLSADYLIHDLQTGHFVTVLRFVSPLMARLGVPESRFYQLLAAVLSDYMQEHPQMSARFALFSLFKPQIIRVVLNPVKLTWPDQDGGSRMLPNYLEDLQNPLWLVTRD
- a CDS encoding hydroxylysine acetyltransferase — translated: MFQASIVHGGHGLRCEKLNKPLNLSWGQDGGAVLHWPGELPAGWLRDALDQMFVAAPQLTSIVLPYAEWREEPQALVLFDLLKSDIVHRATFWQLPLWLSAPANQASGEMVFDAEREIYFPLRPARPTGEVYRRYDPRVRKTLSFRVADPAQDAERFTRWMNDPRVAYFWEQSGSLEVQTAYLERQLTGKHAFPLIGCFDDQPFSYFEIYWAAEDRLGRHYPWQPFDRGLHLLVGEQQWRGAHHVQSWLRGLTHYLLLDEPRTQRTVLEPRADNQRLFKHLEPAGYVTRKEFDFSHKRSRLVMADRHNFFSEVGL